One window of Trifolium pratense cultivar HEN17-A07 linkage group LG5, ARS_RC_1.1, whole genome shotgun sequence genomic DNA carries:
- the LOC123885409 gene encoding glycerophosphodiester phosphodiesterase GDPD6-like yields MVSSFSFAPFVFLLLVIGGTARPFYPLPGKGDDGSRRPLQTFRPYNLAHRGSNGEIPEETSQAYLRAIEEGADFIETDILSSKDGVLICFHDVTLDNTTDIAKYKEFANRKRTYEVQGNNTTGFFTVDFTLKELKSLRVNQRFSFRDPQYNGKFQIITFEEFINIALDAPRVVGIYPEIKNPVLINQYVKWSDGKRFEDKFVETLQKYGYKGSYLSKDWLKQPAFVQSFAPTSLVYISNKTELPKILLIDEVDIPTQDTNQSYWEITSDTYLDYIKQYVVGIGPWKDTIVPVVNNYTTNPSDLVARAHARNLQVHPYTYRNENQYLHFNFSQDPYNEYDYWINKIGVDGLFTDFTGSLHNFQEWTSPNHRDDKIESELLHKIALLVSPYE; encoded by the exons ATGGTTTCATCATTCA GTTTCGCACCTTTTGTATTTCTATTGCTCGTGATTGGAGGCACGGCAAGGCCTTTTTATCCACTTCCTGGCAAAGGTGATGATGGAAGTAGGCGGCCTCTTCAAACTTTTCGCCCATATAACCTTGCACACAGGGGATCGAACGGAGAAATTCCTGAAGAAACTAGTCAGGCATACCTG AGAGCTATTGAGGAAGGTGCAGACTTCATTGAAACTGATATATTATCTTCCAAAGATGGTGTTCTTATATGTTTCCATGATGTTACCCTTGATAACACTACTGACATAGCAAAATACAAAGAGTTTGCTAATCGTAAAAGAACATACGAAGTCCAAGGGAACAATACCACTGGATTTTTCACTG TTGATTTCACGTTAAAGGAATTAAAGTCGTTGAGGGTAAATCAGAGGTTTAGCTTTAGGGATCCACAGTATAATG gaaaatttcaaataatcaCTTTTGAAGAGTTCATTAACATAGCACTGGATGCACCCAGAGTTGTTGGAATATATCCTGAGATAAAAAATCCAGTACTTATCAACCAGTAT GTGAAATGGTCGGATGGCAAAAGATTTGAGGACAAGTTTGTGGAAACACTTCAGAAATATGGATACAAGGGTTCATACCTGTCAAAAGATTGGTTGAAACAACCTGCATTTGTTCAGTCATTTGCTCCAACTTCACTTGtgtatatatcaaataaaacgGAGTTGCCTAAGATTTTATTAATCGATGAAGTTGATATTCCAACACAAGACACTAATCAG TCATATTGGGAAATTACATCTGATACATACCTAGACTACATAAAGCAATATGTTGTAGGAATTGGACCTTGGAAGGATACTATAGTTCCTGTGGTTAACAATTATACGACAAATCCTTCCGATCTTGTTGCACGGGCACATGCTCGTAATCTGCAG GTGCATCCATACACTTACAGAAATGAGAACCAGTATTTGCATTTCAACTTTAGTCAAGATCCATACAACGAGTACGATTACTGGATCAACAAGATAGGAGTTGATGGTTTGTTTACAGATTTCACCGGCAGTCTTCATAATTTTCAGGAATGGACCTCCCCTAATCATCGAGATGACAAGATTGAATCCGAACTATTACATAAAATTGCTTTGTTGGTATCCCCTTATGAATGA